One Gemmatimonadaceae bacterium DNA window includes the following coding sequences:
- a CDS encoding DUF2490 domain-containing protein, translating into MSRSHLSCRHGAVLAAGVASLLVLTPSRGAAQGSRQTRENFNAWFNVVGENRLSRQWYLDYDVSLRRSGPLEEMQQLLPRLGVRYQVNPAVRVTWGYAFAETWPYGKLPNTFRFPEHRMWEQLQLNHAVGRVALNHRYRLEQRWLGRVALEDGDEAVQNWVRTNRMRYRLQATLPLQGKTLDDGEFYLQGNNELFINWGANVQFNVFDQNRTILAVGRRFSEKLRAEVGYMEQVVEKSSGRQLERNHTLIFALYPNLSFWHDAREGGK; encoded by the coding sequence GCCACGGCGCCGTCCTGGCCGCGGGGGTAGCCTCGCTCCTCGTCCTCACGCCCAGCCGCGGCGCGGCCCAGGGGTCGCGCCAGACCCGCGAGAACTTCAACGCCTGGTTCAACGTGGTGGGGGAGAACCGGCTGAGCCGCCAGTGGTACCTCGACTACGACGTGAGCCTGCGGCGCAGCGGACCGTTGGAGGAGATGCAGCAGCTCCTTCCGCGCCTGGGGGTGCGATACCAGGTGAACCCCGCGGTGCGCGTGACGTGGGGGTATGCCTTTGCGGAGACGTGGCCGTACGGCAAGCTCCCGAACACGTTCCGTTTCCCCGAGCACCGAATGTGGGAGCAGCTGCAACTCAACCACGCCGTCGGTCGCGTGGCGCTCAACCATCGCTACCGCCTGGAACAGCGGTGGCTGGGGCGCGTGGCGTTGGAGGATGGCGATGAGGCGGTGCAGAACTGGGTGCGCACCAACCGCATGCGCTACCGCCTCCAGGCTACACTCCCGCTGCAGGGGAAGACGCTGGACGACGGCGAGTTCTACCTGCAGGGGAACAACGAGCTGTTCATCAACTGGGGGGCCAACGTGCAGTTCAACGTCTTCGACCAGAACCGGACCATCCTCGCGGTGGGGCGGCGCTTCTCGGAGAAGCTGCGCGCGGAGGTGGGGTACATGGAGCAGGTGGTGGAGAAGTCGAGCGGCCGCCAGCTGGAACGGAACCACACACTCATCTTCGCGCTGTACCCGAACCTCTCGTTCTGGCACGACGCCAGGGAGGGGGGCAAGTAG
- a CDS encoding metallophosphoesterase family protein → MPPAADQPLVIGLISDTHGQVRADVHRALAGVDCILHAGDVCGDDVLMELALIAPVRAVYGNCDAYDDPQLVREIERSERGVRIHVSHGHELGVPTVQRLLAAYDADVIVYGHTHRQLIARAGGRLVINPGAAGPRRFDLTPSVARLTIAPDGAFDVELVDLAY, encoded by the coding sequence ATGCCTCCCGCCGCCGACCAGCCGCTGGTCATCGGCCTCATCTCCGACACGCACGGGCAGGTGCGCGCCGACGTGCATCGCGCCCTGGCTGGCGTCGACTGCATCCTGCACGCGGGCGACGTCTGCGGCGACGACGTGCTGATGGAGCTCGCACTCATTGCCCCGGTGCGCGCGGTCTACGGCAACTGCGACGCGTACGACGACCCGCAGCTGGTGCGCGAAATCGAGCGGTCGGAACGCGGTGTCCGCATCCACGTGAGCCACGGCCACGAACTCGGCGTCCCCACGGTCCAACGCCTGCTCGCCGCCTACGACGCCGACGTGATCGTCTACGGGCACACACACCGGCAGCTCATCGCCAGGGCCGGCGGGCGGTTGGTGATCAATCCCGGCGCCGCGGGGCCACGCCGCTTCGACCTCACCCCCAGCGTCGCGCGCCTGACCATTGCCCCCGACGGGGCGTTCGACGTCGAACTGGTCGACCTGGCGTACTGA
- a CDS encoding UbiX family flavin prenyltransferase, with the protein MSAGHGHLPIVVAITGASGAPYAVRLLEALVAAQRTVWLVVSSHGYRLLATEMGIADEMALRAHVGADGWDRCVTAFNDGDRGASPASGSTRMHGMVVCPCSMGTLSAIAQGSSRSLVERAADVMLKERRRLILVPRETPYSQLHLENMLRLTQAGAVVMPASPGFYHQPRAIDDLVNFVVARILDHLDVEHALVRRWGGEPDALNA; encoded by the coding sequence ATGAGCGCCGGGCACGGGCACCTCCCGATCGTGGTCGCCATCACCGGCGCCTCCGGTGCGCCGTACGCCGTTCGCCTGCTCGAGGCGCTGGTCGCCGCGCAGCGCACGGTCTGGCTGGTCGTCTCGTCGCATGGCTACCGACTCCTCGCCACCGAGATGGGAATCGCCGACGAGATGGCGCTGCGCGCACACGTTGGGGCCGACGGGTGGGACCGTTGCGTGACGGCGTTCAACGATGGCGATCGCGGCGCGTCGCCGGCGTCGGGCTCGACGCGCATGCACGGCATGGTGGTCTGCCCCTGCTCGATGGGGACGCTGTCGGCCATTGCACAGGGGAGCTCGCGCTCGCTCGTGGAACGTGCCGCCGACGTCATGCTCAAGGAACGCCGCCGCCTCATCCTCGTCCCGCGCGAGACGCCGTACTCGCAGCTCCACCTCGAGAACATGCTCCGCCTCACGCAGGCCGGCGCCGTGGTCATGCCGGCCTCGCCCGGCTTCTACCACCAGCCGCGCGCGATCGACGACCTCGTCAACTTCGTCGTGGCGCGCATCCTCGACCACCTCGACGTGGAACACGCACTCGTCAGGCGGTGGGGCGGGGAACCGGACGCGCTCAACGCCTGA
- a CDS encoding UbiA family prenyltransferase encodes MSRTPGGVPVREGQTFDGSTRFIKYANFVKLPHTIFTLPFTLVGVTLASYRSPVTVAMVGWVIVAFTCARFTGMGFNRIVDRDIDADNPRTSMREIPSGAMTVREAAVSVAVASVLFVYSAWSLNRLCALLSPLALAWVCFYSYTKRFTRWSHLVLGLGMSIAPVGGYLAVTGRWPEPWWMPLVLSLAVTTWGGGFDILYALQDEAFDKAHGLHSIPVALGRVRAIALSRVLHLTTLASLTVVGAVAGGGALYLAGVLVVAALLLYEHSLVKADDLSRLDAAFFTMNGVISIAFFLFVLAERLLAANGWVTTFPLAG; translated from the coding sequence ATGAGCCGCACGCCCGGGGGAGTGCCGGTGCGCGAAGGGCAGACCTTCGATGGCTCTACGCGCTTCATCAAGTACGCCAACTTCGTGAAGCTCCCGCACACCATCTTCACGCTCCCGTTCACGCTCGTTGGGGTCACGCTGGCGTCGTACCGATCGCCGGTGACGGTGGCGATGGTCGGCTGGGTCATCGTGGCCTTCACCTGCGCCCGCTTTACCGGGATGGGCTTCAACCGCATCGTCGATCGCGACATCGATGCGGACAACCCGCGGACGTCGATGCGCGAGATCCCGAGCGGGGCGATGACGGTTCGCGAGGCGGCGGTCTCGGTGGCAGTGGCGTCGGTCCTGTTCGTGTACAGCGCCTGGTCGCTCAACCGGCTGTGCGCGCTGCTCTCGCCGCTGGCGCTGGCGTGGGTCTGCTTCTACTCGTACACCAAGCGTTTCACGCGCTGGTCGCACCTGGTGCTGGGCCTCGGGATGTCGATTGCACCTGTCGGCGGGTACCTCGCGGTCACCGGGCGGTGGCCCGAGCCGTGGTGGATGCCGCTCGTGCTGTCGCTCGCCGTCACCACGTGGGGGGGCGGCTTCGACATCCTGTACGCGCTGCAGGACGAGGCGTTCGACAAGGCGCACGGGCTGCACTCCATCCCCGTGGCGCTGGGGCGCGTGCGGGCGATTGCCCTGTCGCGCGTGTTGCACCTGACGACGCTGGCCTCGCTCACCGTCGTCGGCGCCGTGGCGGGGGGCGGGGCGTTGTACCTGGCGGGGGTCCTCGTCGTCGCCGCCCTCCTCCTCTACGAGCACTCCCTGGTGAAGGCCGATGACCTGTCCCGGCTCGACGCAGCCTTCTTCACCATGAACGGCGTCATCTCCATCGCCTTCTTCCTCTTCGTCCTCGCCGAGCGGTTGCTGGCGGCCAACGGATGGGTGACCACCTTCCCGCTCGCCGGATGA
- a CDS encoding menaquinone biosynthesis decarboxylase — protein MPLNDFQQFLAEIERAGELVRISHPVSVHLELCEIADRVSKMPGGGKALLFEHPVLRDGTRSRFPVAINTYGSFRRMAISLGVERLDEIGTRITQMMDLKVPDGFLSKLSLLPRLLEIGKFPPRVKSGSAPCQEVVWRGADIDLDRLPVLTCWPEDGGPFITLTAVVSKDPKRGIRNVGMYRVQQLGKDSVAMHWQRHKVGAAHWREMAERGEKMPVCIVVGADPATVFSASAPLPPNIDEYLFAGFLRKEPVKLVKALTCDLDVPWDAEIVIEGEIDPAEALVVEGPFGDHTGFYSEADLYPRVQVKAVTMRKDAVYGTTIVGKPPMEDFYLGHATERIFLPLLKLTIPEVVDYHMPAEGIFHNLVFVSIDKQYPGQAYKVMNAMWGQGLMSLAKVLVVVDKEVNVRDPQEAWWVALNNIDPERDTRFTMGPVDVLDHASRAFTYGSKMGIDATRKWPEEGFTRQWPKVIEMDQATRQRVDAMWPKLGLDGTRERLPQRTLGGDGR, from the coding sequence ATGCCCCTCAACGACTTCCAGCAGTTCCTCGCCGAGATCGAGCGGGCAGGCGAACTGGTTCGCATCTCCCATCCCGTGTCGGTTCACCTCGAGCTGTGCGAGATTGCCGACCGCGTCTCCAAGATGCCGGGGGGCGGGAAGGCGCTCCTCTTCGAGCACCCGGTGCTGCGTGACGGGACGCGCTCGCGCTTCCCGGTGGCGATCAACACCTACGGCTCGTTTCGCCGCATGGCGATCTCGTTAGGTGTGGAGCGCCTCGACGAGATCGGCACTCGCATCACGCAGATGATGGACCTCAAGGTCCCCGACGGTTTCCTCTCCAAGCTGTCGCTCCTCCCGCGGCTCCTCGAGATCGGCAAGTTCCCTCCGAGAGTGAAGAGCGGGAGCGCCCCGTGCCAGGAAGTCGTCTGGCGTGGCGCGGACATCGATCTCGACAGGCTCCCCGTCCTCACCTGCTGGCCCGAGGATGGCGGTCCGTTCATCACGCTCACCGCGGTCGTCTCCAAGGATCCGAAGCGGGGCATCCGCAACGTGGGGATGTACCGGGTGCAGCAGCTGGGCAAGGACTCGGTGGCGATGCACTGGCAGCGCCACAAGGTCGGGGCCGCCCACTGGCGCGAGATGGCCGAGCGGGGCGAGAAGATGCCGGTCTGCATCGTCGTCGGTGCCGACCCCGCCACCGTCTTCTCCGCCTCGGCGCCGCTTCCGCCTAACATCGACGAGTATCTCTTCGCCGGCTTCCTGCGCAAGGAGCCGGTCAAGCTCGTGAAGGCGCTCACCTGCGACCTCGACGTGCCGTGGGATGCGGAGATCGTGATCGAGGGGGAGATCGATCCGGCGGAGGCGCTGGTGGTGGAGGGGCCGTTTGGCGACCACACCGGCTTCTACTCCGAGGCCGATCTCTATCCGCGCGTGCAGGTGAAGGCCGTCACGATGCGGAAGGACGCCGTGTACGGCACGACGATCGTCGGCAAGCCGCCCATGGAGGACTTCTACCTCGGCCATGCCACCGAACGCATCTTCCTCCCGCTGTTGAAGCTGACGATCCCCGAGGTCGTCGACTATCACATGCCGGCGGAAGGAATCTTCCACAATCTCGTGTTTGTCTCGATCGACAAGCAGTATCCCGGGCAGGCGTACAAGGTGATGAACGCCATGTGGGGACAGGGGCTCATGTCGCTGGCGAAGGTGCTGGTCGTGGTCGACAAGGAGGTGAACGTGCGCGACCCGCAGGAGGCGTGGTGGGTGGCGCTCAACAACATCGACCCCGAGCGCGACACGCGCTTCACCATGGGGCCGGTGGATGTCCTTGACCACGCCTCGCGCGCCTTCACCTACGGGAGCAAGATGGGGATCGATGCCACGCGCAAGTGGCCCGAAGAGGGGTTCACTCGCCAGTGGCCCAAGGTGATCGAGATGGACCAGGCGACACGGCAGCGCGTGGATGCAATGTGGCCGAAGTTGGGGCTGGACGGGACACGGGAACGCTTGCCCCAGCGAACGCTGGGGGGAGACGGGAGATGA
- a CDS encoding ubiquinone/menaquinone biosynthesis methyltransferase: MTSTDLDAVEARAAAEGGAVKRAYVRRIFSEIAPRYDLLNHLLSFNIDKRWRARAIRELAWDRAPSGTYLDLCAGTLDVGTQLAREAGFRGYVLGTDFALPMLLAGDGKVSREILAPVNGDALELPYRDNALDGAIVAFGIRNLADLGAGLREVRRVLKPGARFVILEFSTPRSAVVRAGYHAYFHNILPRIGGAISGHKTAYNYLPQSVANFPVQEALAQAMREAGYADVRYLDLTLGVAAIHVGVK, translated from the coding sequence ATGACCTCGACCGATCTCGATGCGGTAGAGGCGCGCGCCGCCGCCGAAGGGGGCGCCGTCAAGCGGGCCTATGTCCGCCGCATCTTCTCGGAGATCGCCCCGCGCTACGATCTCCTCAATCACCTGCTGAGCTTCAACATCGACAAGCGGTGGCGCGCCCGGGCCATTCGCGAGTTGGCGTGGGATCGTGCGCCGTCGGGGACGTATCTCGACCTGTGCGCCGGGACGCTCGACGTCGGGACTCAGCTCGCCAGGGAGGCAGGGTTCCGCGGCTACGTCCTCGGCACCGACTTCGCGCTCCCCATGCTGCTGGCCGGGGATGGGAAGGTCTCGCGGGAGATCCTCGCGCCGGTCAATGGCGATGCACTCGAACTCCCGTACCGCGACAACGCCCTCGATGGCGCCATTGTCGCCTTCGGGATCCGCAACCTTGCCGACCTTGGTGCCGGGTTGCGGGAGGTGCGCCGCGTGCTCAAGCCCGGCGCGCGCTTCGTCATCCTCGAGTTCTCGACGCCGAGGAGCGCCGTGGTGCGCGCCGGCTATCACGCCTACTTCCACAACATCCTTCCGAGGATTGGCGGCGCGATCAGCGGCCACAAGACCGCTTACAACTACCTTCCGCAGTCGGTGGCAAACTTTCCGGTGCAGGAAGCGCTGGCGCAGGCCATGCGCGAGGCGGGCTACGCCGACGTTCGCTATCTCGACCTGACCCTCGGGGTGGCCGCGATTCACGTGGGTGTGAAGTGA
- a CDS encoding sigma-70 family RNA polymerase sigma factor produces MAPLLDLRNLPDADLVALAQEGREAAYRELVRRYERPVFSLIFRMVRDREVSEDLAQDTFIKVLNHIDKYRPEFKLSSWLFKIANNVAIDHLRKRQLETISIDGSPNALSAAEREATSFDVVARQETALEEMEARELGSAIERAIQKLRPEYRACIMLRHVEGRSYEEIAATLDLPLGTVKTYIHRARHQLRDALDGLRD; encoded by the coding sequence ATGGCCCCTCTTCTCGATCTACGCAACCTCCCCGACGCCGACCTCGTCGCGCTGGCCCAGGAAGGGCGCGAGGCGGCCTACCGGGAATTGGTGCGACGATACGAGCGCCCCGTCTTCTCCCTGATCTTTCGCATGGTGCGGGATCGGGAGGTCTCCGAGGACCTCGCCCAGGACACCTTCATCAAGGTCCTGAACCACATCGACAAGTACCGGCCGGAGTTCAAGCTCTCCAGCTGGCTGTTCAAGATCGCCAACAACGTCGCGATCGATCACCTGCGTAAACGACAGCTGGAGACGATCTCTATCGACGGCTCGCCGAACGCACTCTCGGCGGCCGAGCGGGAGGCCACGTCGTTCGACGTCGTCGCGCGGCAGGAAACGGCGCTCGAGGAGATGGAGGCGCGCGAGCTGGGATCGGCCATCGAACGGGCGATCCAGAAGCTCCGCCCCGAGTACCGCGCCTGCATCATGCTGCGTCATGTCGAAGGACGCTCGTACGAGGAGATCGCGGCCACGCTGGACCTGCCATTGGGAACCGTCAAGACATACATCCACCGCGCCCGGCACCAGCTGCGGGACGCACTCGATGGGCTGCGGGATTGA